The Rhizoctonia solani chromosome 4, complete sequence genome contains a region encoding:
- a CDS encoding Transposon Ty3-I Gag-Pol polyprotein: MAEVFHANIFRLHGIPEIIISDRDKLFTSIFWQTFYSLTGTEIRLSSAFHPQTDGMTEQLIQSMSGIICVCVNPALRDWALKLPSIEFAINSARSETTGFSPFLLNYGRVPRPMLVRTGTDMHGVREAARNIKYALMIAHDAIIGAHVSQMVESNQHQRPSPFKQGNRVYVSTKNMRVPMGKPHKLLAQWIGPVVIDGVVKEGATYHVELLEDLRRRGIKAIFHASLLKPHIPYKDRRFPGRNYKQIASLEANDNEWAVEKIVGHCGKGSNAVFEIVWQTGDRTWETYRVVRHLEALKQYFEAIGVKQARDLPWAEGGDTPYDELSDSGSETLEGASIRVLKEGDPEYKHLTTPLLNIKLTELLSLYKRCPTADAGNAVGTTTDNETNHQRINRTSTTKSILGYCGCSTPSHRPASKPSKPVTPKYSEEADEGAWGHAQDISTITRTLVEGRWTCTKVLLASVFPKRPTLAWVNVRLTDYAQEGALDEEELNLVLGRGVDRPHVAPRLSEAVAGQLPGEGASPPSGTEVNDEEESDTRASTPSNSRSASRSSSDDATGSDRESTAEPTTPNGAGPEPEGRDRAPNQRSVVEGNPSYQNRRELDISDRDPQRARQEDSPARRGQGVGHHGRHVKDRTTGSKDRGRTKDRRRELPSGTTKASLPGAPVHAGDHGTSDRRPHTGDRGTLVDNQGEQGDFETLRAVAAPESSVGEDEADSNDGSDGGPEPSATERDDPDVRDATDHVAKWTTLGPDVEMRDAGNGLKTLEPEQPCVSPRKLELKRSSVRRRSDRVERKGEGKGTGGDGEK; the protein is encoded by the exons ATGGCAGAAGTGTTCCACGCGAACATATTCAGGCTACACGGAATACCAGAAATTATAATTAGTGATCGagacaagctatttacatCGATATTCTGGCAGACGTTCTATAGCCTGACTGGTACTGAGATCAGATTATCGTCCGCATTCCACCCACAAACGGACGGGATGACGGAACAATTAATACAAAGCATGTCAGGAATAATATGCGTGTGTGTAAACCCGGCCCTGAGGGACTGGGCACTCAAGCTACCCAGCATAGAGTTTGCAATCAACTCAGCGAGGTCAGAAACCACGGGATTCAGTCCGTTTTTGCTGAACTACGGACGCGTACCTAGACCAATGTTAGTGAGAACCGGGACGGACATGCACGGCGTGCGCGAAGCAGCGCGTAATATCAAATACGCACTAATGATAGCGCACGACGCAATCATAGGAGCGCATGTGAGCCAGATGGTTGAGTCAAATCAACACCAAAGGCCATCACCCTTCAAGCAGGGCAATCGGGTCTACGTGAGCACAAAGAATATGCGCGTACCAATGGGAAAGCCCCACAAGCTATTGGCACAATGGATCGGGCCGGTAGTAATTGATGGAGTGGTAAAAGAAGGAGCCACCTACCATGTGGAGCTCCTGGAGGACCTCAGGCGGCGCGGGATCAAGGCAATATTCCATGCGTCGCTACTCAAGCCGCATATACCCTACAAGGACCGCAGGTTCCCAGGGAGGAACTACAAGCAAATCGCATCGTTGGAAGCCAATGACAACGAATGGGCAGTAGAGAAAATAGTAGGGCATTGTGGCAAGGGCAGTAACGCGGTGTTTGAGATAGTGTGGCAAACTGGGGACCGCACTTGGGAAACGTACCGTGTGGTCAGGCACTTAGAAGCACTCAAGCAATACTTCGAAGCCATAGGGGTCAAACAAGCTAGGGACCTACCTTGGGCGGAAGGAGGAGACACACCCTATGATGAGCTTAGTGATAGCGGGTCTGAAACCCTGGAGGGCGCAAGCATACGCGTACTTAAGGAGGGAGACCCAGAGTACAAGCACCTCACCACACCACTGTTGAATATCAAGCTCACTGAATTACTATCACTATACAAAAGATGCCCCACGGCCGACGCCGGCAACGCAGTCGGGACCACGACCGACAACGAGACAAACCACCAGCGTATCAACAGGACCAGTACGACCAAGTCGATCCTGGGTTACTGCGGCTGCTCAACACCGTCGCACAGACCAGCCTCGAAACCGTCCAAGCCCGTAACCCCCAAGTACAGCGAAGAGGCCGACGAGGGGGCATGGGGCCACGCCCAAGATATCAGCACCATTACCCGCACGTTGGTAGAGGGCAGATGGACCTGTACAAAGGTATTATTGGCGTCAGTATTCCCAAAACGGCCAACTCTAGCATGGGTGAACGTCAGACTCACAGACTACGCACAGGAAGGCGCTTTAGACGAAGAAGAACTCAACCTAGTGCTAGGCCGAGGAGTAGATCGTCCACACGTAGCGCCTCGACTGAGCGAGGCCGTAGCCGGTCAACTACCAGGGGAAGGAGCCTCTCCCCCGAGCGGAACGGAAGTGaacgacgaggaagaaagCGA TACCCGAGCCTCTACCCCTTCGAATTCCCGGAGCGCTAGCCGATCCAGCTCCGACGACGCTACCGGATCCGACCGAGAGAGTACCGCTGAACCCACCACTCCGAACGGCGCCGGACCCGAACCAGAGGGGCGCGATCGGGCTCCAAATCAACGATCTGTCGTCGAAGGTAACCCGAGCTATCAGAACCGTCGAGAACTTGATATCAGTGACCGAGACCCTCAACGAGCGCGTCAAGAGGACTCACCAGCGCGTCGTGGACAGGGAGTGGGACATCATGGAAGACATGTCAAGGATCGTACTACGGGCTCTAAGGATAGGGGACGAACCAAGGATCGGCGACGCGAGCTACCCTCAGGAACTACTAAGGCGAGCCTACCCGGTGCCCCCGTACATGCCGGAGACCACGGAACGAGCGATCGACGACCTCATACTGGGGATCGAGGAACACTGGTCGACAATCAGGGGGAACAAGGCGACTTTGAGACACTACGTGCTGTCGCGGCTCCCGAATCCAGCGTCGGAGAAGACGAGGCCGATTCCAACGACGGAAGTGACGGCGGGCCCGAGCCATCTGCAACAGAGCGAGACGATCCAGACGTTAGGGACGCAACCGACCACGTCGCCAAGTGGACGACCCTCGGACCCGACGTCGAGATGCGCGACGCCGGGAACGGACTCAAGACCCTCGAGCCGGAACAGCCTTGCGTCTCACCACGCAAGCTCGAGCTCAAGCGATCGTCGGTACGTAGAAGGTCTGATCGAGTCGAAAGGAAAGGGGAAGGGAAGGGCACCGGAGGAGACGGAGAAAAGTGA
- a CDS encoding peroxisomal adenine nucleotide transporter 1 — MSYSLVPDSHPTNSNPTFDTHHSTSSEPRENMEMEDVELWTRVEDTLSIDVPTLDHKGSAVHIARQQELKEGTIKGRLCHFLHVVWLIGFLPIVSFAYLAVCYVAATRIVPVSIWAIEEPETHLLNVVHNSVTIKAGVTTLNIVIIGLAMLPLKTLLDELKSEEFFRMLRHSGSGIPIKAVNGISIPSHSYWRGLLLALQRRASTYYSGALVVSFIGILISSLAPAALSVGLVHVDKEIKAFRVGAVAGDSIIVSSLQGVQDNLDFDPRTTEAAAMGWVQGVLGMSVAFQATTPKYAVPVPLDLRPSDRARYITDVITMDPVCTWEVPDPPVVAPLNSSDTSSQVNFTMPSFGIDFSLRLSTIGLFYTQRLSLSVLNGDTSLARPMKNTSTGDPPTSGITAWLMTKCTSCPPLPTQATIDMSGIPTQDYVGPLDYPYNGTVFDTLTFSILVCDPRLSIETREVRLDGSGAIAVTGRGGLTRQGNLHTTQTRLLVGKTLSKFSSSSVQFLSLVISKS; from the exons ATGTCGTACTCTCTGGTACCCGATTCACATCCTACCAATTCCAATCCTACTTTCGatacccaccactctacttctAGCGAGCCAAGAGAGAATATGGAAATGGAAGATGTTGAGTTATGGACTAGAGTTGAAGACACACTTTCCATAGATGTGCCCACCTTAGATCACAAGGGCTCTGCAGTTCATATTGCTCGCCAACAGGAGCTCAAGGAAGGAACTATCAAGGGGCGATTGTGTCACTTTCTACACGTCGTCTGGCTAATTGGATTCTTGCCCATAGTTTCGTTTGCGTACCTTGCGGTTTGCTATGTCGCAGCGACGCGCATCGTTCCGGTAAGCATCTGGGCGATCGAAGAGCCCGAGACTCATCTTT TGAATGTCGTCCATAACTCAGTTACGATCAAAGCGGGGGTTACAACGCTAAACATTGTTATTATTGGGCTCGCGATGTTGCCTCTCAAAACGCTCCTTGATGAGCTAAAG AGCGAGGAGTTCTTCAGAATGCTACGTCATTCTGGCTCGGGAATTCCTATCAAAGCCGTCAACGGTATTTCGATCCCCTCGCACAGCTATTGGAGAGGTCTTTTGTTAGCCCTCCAACGTCGCGCCTCCA CCTACTATTCCGGTGCCCTTGTGGTTAGCTTTATAGGTATCCTAATATCTTCTTTGGCACCGGCGGCCT TATCGGTCGGTCTGGTACATGTGGATAAGGAAATCAAGGCATTTCGAGTTGGAGCAGTGGCTGGCGATAGTATCATTGT CTCAAGCCTTCAAGGTGTGCAAGATAATCTTGATTTTGACCCGAGAACTACGGAAGCGGCTGCAATGGGGTGGGTCCAAGGTGTTCTTG GTATGAGTGTAGCGTTCCAGGCTACCACCCCTAAATACGCTGTACCCGTGCCACTTGACCTTCGTCCCTCAGACAGAGCTCGCTATATTACCGACGTTATAACAATGGACCCCGTCTGTACTTGGGAGGTCCCAGATCCACCCGTTGTGGCCCCTTTGAACTCCTCCGATACTAGTTCCCAGGTGAATTTCACAATGCCCAGCTTTGGAATCGATTTTTCTTTAAGGTTAAGCACAATCG GCCTTTTCTATACCCAGAGACTATCATTGAGTGTTCTGAATGGGGATACTTCGTTAGCCCGACCCATGAAGAACACCTCGACTGGGGATCCGCCAACTAGCGGTATCACTGCCTGGCTCATGACTAAATGCACATCGTGCCCGCCTCTGCCCACCCAGGCGACAATCGACATGAGCGGAATCCCAACCCAGGATTATGTTGGACCTCTCGATTATCCCTATAATGGAACTGTATTCGATACATTAACGTTCAGTATACTCGTGTGTGACCCTCGGTTGTCTATTGAGACAAGGGAGGTTCGCTTGGATGGTTCAGGAGCAATCGCAGTGACTGGGCGCGGTGGTTTAACGCGACAGGGAAACCTCCATACAACTCAAACCAGACTATTGGTCGGAAAG ACACTTTCAAAGTTTAGCTCTAGCTCGGTGCAGTTCCTCTCGCTTGTTATCAGCAAATCATAG
- a CDS encoding Vegetative incompatibility protein HET-E-1: MFSELHERLQVVPQLVGGRWTLQPTAQPTAATPSYTFAVFYKYRVAMALIYDPGSQVRLRIAEIEIRPVLSERAIKLELMVDGNLTKKLPEIHGGQPLKWSKLIICDVRSESQVELVIHQKCYTLYPRYKRYKSESYRASEVIQSSVGSFSINVENIEYNVKLKLLDQTRAKELFDESEGILSCLGETRNASNGPTATQTMFKSMLQFGSLVHPIAKLVFSVCTYAWERFETEQKLRLELDDLAGQLLGMTRLVERVKECARLEPLIQTIGDFLHLLEDVSIFVLERKAKGFVVQVLKGVIDSGDRDQVEDLGKRFQRISSIFEKGIGAQTMKIVTTAREDELLQRLNPVRPSGHNPSWVCQEGTRRRVLGDIDRWIRDEDSTHKLMWIYGQAGIGKSTVATSVCQELSDKGILVVSFFCKRDDSALRDPLRLINSVAHGLTIHYPPYGKLVAQEIETNKDLCTSYLQTRYLGLLKKPLCALDSAYSPPPCVIIIDAMDECGTEDTRTQQDATRKQVLGYLLDLSSLVPWLKVIVTSRPDSNIRVVFEQSAGQLISQIDLHGYSAVDDIQIFIKAKLNDIANRDEWPSDGIERICKKAGGLFIWAATACAFIIEADDPPEQLRILFEENVSGNGFDGLDSLYTTVIKNALGNSVPNIQRCIGSIVTISMRQPVPFEVLSKLMERHIKLTVLERIIERLGAVFYRDAHLKEAIRVIHPSFADFVLDKDRSKSFWIDPIQRNIEISIGCVSIMEDELRFNICDLETSHLPNGSVSDLNSKIEDNVSGQLAYSCIYWIDHLLGSRERFIEVANLAAKITQAGQPLLLYWLEVLSVLQKVPVATYGLRELSRKLRLYQQASAKSVWDAYRFVFAFSDPIIMSAPHIYISALPLAPKQSEISRRFLDQFRNTARIVNGQIETWPVWLRSLRHPEQITSLCISQDGQWLLTSCLDDSNPIRVFDMRTGELVRTLKQYSPTHESRFVAISPDGALIASASMTGEILFWNANSGAVVHSHQIEIPEHDYFSPRAWSFLPDGSALRILTGGVELGHSAPPLAYEIGINGVVEAPRQIGEGGLEYRTLALSPDGTCIAGRTSRELVILTWPDPPAGGVRLDIDGGDFAIVFSPSGNLIAAGGDRLQIFHAKAGSLRGAKLSEGCYSRTIQHIAFSSDETQLITANETARTHVVRAHVRAREILIWETQTCRNIGIIPIGHSFIDRAALAFSPNGAHVVSALSGNTVLICDVSVATLIDRSYPFAKQRTGLVSTSLLRRDGTPTADSDSGYSDRPQNHEHGVQLAGPSGPVTTVAFSPDSNRIISVSSDAGKSTVQTWNTHTGAPIGEPFISDSHIDGFTFSPDGTRIIVQVNNRYNTFPEPIDVWDANTYEPLMQLKMASHPFALSPDGSHLVTNSQESDDDGIAVGGLILWDFSTGDIIQKLDATRTFAELIAFSSEFEQSRMFSCHTIQSDDDSKDEKQVIIWNVAPYNIVGSWSLQDVYFNAFSLDGSSIGLHSYSSDGYWSRENYVVNNAQTGNQISSWALHRYSGRVVLSPDGTRLAETYRRHKGRGGSSFLTLSDSKQDVNYSLVGNSDNICSLAFSPDGTKLASGSEDKLICVWDVTGSDARGSWYSSERSDWPSNTRLFPPSPDGFLTTQKESSSGYGSQNIIGTLPTAVYCNIFQQTPSAKSVDFSRFAHGTDWAKVSTEYDQQVHT; the protein is encoded by the exons ATGTTCTCTGAGCTTCACGAAAGACTTCAAGTAG TACCGCAATTAGTAGGGGGAAGGTGGACTTTGCAGCCCACTGCCCAGCCAACCGCAGCAACACCGTCATATACCTTTGCCGTGTTTTACAAGTATAGAGTGGCAATGGCACTTATCTATGATCCAGGAAGCCAAGTACGCCTTCGAATCGCGG AAATTGAGATTCGACCAGTCTTATCAGAACGAGCCATAAAGTTAGAATTGATGGTTGACGGcaatttgacaaagaagCTACCCGAAATTCATGGTGGGCAACCACTGAAGTGGTCCAAGCTAATAATTTG TGATGTTCGTTCGGAATCTCAAGTGGAGTTGGTTATCCACCAGAAATGCTATACACTCTACCCCCGGTATAAACGGTACAAATCGGAGTCGTATCGAGCTTCTGAGGTCATACAGTCATCGGTTGGGTCATTCAGCATCA ATGTCGAAAATATAGAATATAATGTTAAGCTTAAACTTCTTGATCAAACGCGG GCCAAGGAATTGTTTGATGAATCCGAGGGCATACTATCTTGCCTGGGAGAGACACGCAATGCTTCCAATGGACCAACGGCTACTCAGACCATGTTTAAGTCGATGCTTCAGTTTGGAAGCCTT GTCCATCCCATCGCCAAATTGGTCTTTTCTGTTTGCACATATGCTTGGGAG AGGTTCGAGACGGAACAAAAACTGAGATTAGAGCTAGACGATTTAGCGGGGCAGTTACTTGGAATGACGCGATTAGTTGAACGAGTGAAAGAATGCGCCAGATTGGAGCCTCTTATTCAAACTATTGGAGACTTCTTGCACTTACTCGAAGATGTATCGATATTTGTGCTAGAACGCAAGGCAAAGGGGTTTGTTG TACAGGTGCTAAAGGGCGTCATTGATTCTGGCGATCGCGACCAAGTGGAAGATTTGGGGAAAAGGTTTCAAAGGATTAGCAGCATTTTTGAGAAGGGCATTGGCGCCCAAACAATGAAGATAGTAACTACTGCCC GGGAAGATGAACTACTTCAACGACTCAATCCAGTGAGGCCAAGTGGGCATAATCCATCCTGGGTATGCCAAGAAGGCACACGCAGGCGTGTTCTAGGGGATATTGACCGCTGGATAAGAGATGAAGATTCAACCCATAAACTTATGTGGATTTATGGCCAAGCAGGGATTGGCAAGAGTACGGTAGCAACGTCAGTATGTCAAGAACTCTCCGACAAGGGAATTCTTGTTGTCTCCTTTTTCTGCAAACGCGACGATTCTGCGCTTCGGGACCCTCTGCGTCTGATCAATAGCGTTGCGCACGGGCTCACCATTCATTACCCTCCATACGGTAAACTTGTAGCCCAAGAAATAGAAACTAATAAAGACCTCTGCACTTCCTATCTCCAGACGCGCTACTTAGGATTGTTGAAGAAGCCCCTTTGTGCGCTCGATAGCGCATACTCTCCGCCACCTTGCGTCATTATTATTGACGCAATGGATGAGTGCGGAACAGAAGACACTCGCACACAGCAAGACGCAACCCGCAAACAGGTACTGGGATACCTACTCGACTTGTCGTCTCTTGTCCCCTGGCTCAAGGTCATTGTAACCAGTCGGCCGGACAGTAACATCCGTGTTGTCTTCGAACAGTCCGCGGGTCAGTTGATCTCCCAAATTGACCTACATGGATATTCCGCTGTGGATGACATCCAAATTTTCATCAAGGCAAAACTCAACGACATTGCAAACAGAGATGAATGGCCTTCGGACGGCATTGAACGTATTTGCAAGAAAGCCGGAGGACTATTTATTTGGGCTGCAACTGCATGCGCTTTCATTATTGAAGCCGATGACCCACCCGAGCAACTACGGATTCTATTCGAGGAAAATGTCAGTGGCAACGGCTTCGATGGCTTGGACTCGCTTTACACAACTGTCATCAAAAACGCTTTGGGGAATAGCGTACCAAATATCCAACGCTGTATTGGCTCGATTGTAACTATATCAATGAGGCAACCGGTGCCGTTCGAAGTATTAAGCAAGCTGATGGAACGACACATAAAACTAACAGTTCTAGAGAGAATTATTGAGCGCCTTGGAGCGGTGTTCTACAGAGACGCTCACCTCAAGGAGGCTATACGAGTTATACATCCCTCGTTTGCTGACTTTGTGCTTGACAAGGATCGTTCAAAAAGCTTCTGGATCGATCCTATACAACGGAATATCGAGATTTCAATTGGCTGTGTATCGATAATGGAGGACGAACTTAGATTTAACATATGCGACCTGGAGACCTCGCACCTGCCCAATGGTAGCGTATCTGATTTGAATTCGAAAATCGAGGACAATGTCAGCGGGCAGCTGGCTTATAGTTGCATATACTGGATTGATCACCTCCTTGGAAGCAGAGAAAGATTCATAGAGGTAGCCAATTTGGCGGCCAAAATAACTCAAGCTGGTCAACCCCTATTACTTTATTGGCTTGAAGTTCTAAGCGTTCTGCAGAAAGTGCCCGTAGCAACGTATGGTTTACGTGAACTCAGCCGAAAGCTACGA TTATACCAACAAGCAAGCGCCAAGTCGGTTTGGGATGCATACAGATTTGTTTTTGCGTTCTCTGACCCTATTATTATGAGCGCACCACACATTTACATATCAGCTCTTCCACTTGCACCAAAGCAGTCCGAGATTTCCCGTAGATTCTTAGATCAGTTTCGGAATACTGCCAGGATAGTCAACGGGCAAATTGAAACATGGCCAGTCTGGCTAAGATCTCTCCGTCATCCAGAACAAATAACTTCACTGTGCATTTCACAAGACGGTCAATGGCTACTCACCAGCTGCTTGGACGACTCAAACCCGATACGGGTGTTTGATATGCGGACGGGCGAATTAGTTCGCACCCTCAAGCAGTACTCTCCCACTCACGAATCGCGTTTTGTTGCCATATCTCCTGACGGGGCTCTCATAGCATCTGCTTCAATGACTGGAGAAATCCTTTTCTGGAATGCCAACTCTGGTGCCGTAGTCCACAGCCATCAAATCGAAATCCCTGAACACGACTACTTCAGCCCTCGAGCATGGTCGTTTTTACCGGATGGGTCTGCCCTTCGCATTTTAACAGGGGGGGTTGAGCTTGGTCATAGTGCTCCCCCACTAGCATACGAGATAGGAATAAATGGGGTTGTCGAGGCACCCCGTCAGATCGGTGAAGGCGGACTTGAATACCGTACACTAGCACTCTCTCCTGATGGGACTTGTATAGCTGGGCGCACATCCAGAGAGCTAGTAATTCTTACATGGCCCGATCCTCCAGCTGGTGGAGTGCGACTTGATATTGATGGTGGAGACTTCGCTATCGTATTTTCCCCAAGCGGCAATCTCATTGCAGCCGGTGGTGACCGTCTACAAATCTTTCATGCTAAGGCAGGCAGTTTGCGTGGTGCAAAATTGTCCGAGGGGTGTTATTCTCGTACAATCCAGCATATTGCATTTTCCTCGGACGAAACTCAATTAATTACGGCGAATGAGACGGCGAGAACACACGTCGTGCGAGCACACGTGCGAGCACGTGAAATACTGATATGGGAGACCCAAACCTGCCGCAATATTGGTATCATACCTATCGGCCATTCGTTTATTGATCGAGCCGCGCTCGCGTTTTCGCCCAACGGCGCACATGTTGTATCCGCCTTATCGGGTAATACAGTCTTAATATGCGACGTCTCTGTCGCCACTTTGATCGATCGCAGCTATCCATTTGCAAAACAGCGGACTGGACTGGTTTCTACGTCACTGTTACGGCGGGATGGGACACCCACGGCCGATAGCGATTCAGGTTATTCAGATAGGCCACAGAATCACGAGCATGGCGTCCAGTTAGCCGGACCTTCTGGTCCAGTTACAACTGTCGCATTTTCTCCCGATAGCAATCGCATCATCTCTGTTAGTTCAGATGCCGGCAAAAGTACTGTGCAAACCTGGAACACTCACACGGGTGCCCCTATTGGAGAGCCCTTCATTTCAGATTCGCATATTGATGGATTTACATTTTCACCTGACGGCACCCGTATCATAGTTCAAGTCAATAACAGATACAACACCTTTCCCGAACCCATCGATGTATGGGATGCTAATACATATGAGCCCTTGATGCAATTAAAGATGGCATCACACCCGTTTGCCTTATCCCCAGATGGTTCCCACCTGGTCACCAATTCCCAGGAATCTGACGATGATGGAATAGCTGTAGGGGGCTTGATTTTATGGGACTTCAGCACAGGCGACATTATCCAAAAGCTGGACGCAACCCGAACATTTGCAGAGTTGATTGCTTTCTCTTCTGAATTCGAACAGTCTCGAATGTTCTCTTGTCATACAATCCAATCGGATGAtgactccaaggatgaaaaaCAAGTCATTATCTGGAACGTCGCACCTTACAATATCGTCGGAAGCTGGTCTCTACAGGATGTATATTTCAACGCCTTTTCTCTTGATGGGTCTTCCATAGGATTACATTCGTATTCCTCCGATGGTTACTGGTCGAGAGAGAACTACGTGGTCAATAATGCTCAAACCGGGAATCAGATCTCTTCGTGGGCCCTTCATAGATACTCAGGTAGAGTCGTGCTCTCACCTGATGGCACCCGGTTAGCTGAAACCTACCGCCGGCATaaggggagggggggatCCAGTTTCCTTACTCTGTCGGATTCGAAGCAAGACGTGAATTATTCCTTGGTCGGAAATAGCGACAATATATGTTCACTAGCCTTCTCACCAGATGGAACCAAGTTGGCATCTGGCTCGGAAGACAAACTCATATGTGTTTGGGATGTTACCGGCAGCGATGCACGTGGCTCGTGGTACAGTAGCGAACGCTCTGATTGGCCTTCAAATACACGCTTGTTTCCCCCCTCTCCGGATGGCTTCCTCACGACCCAGAAGGAATCTTCCTCAGGCTATGGCTCCCAGAATATTATAGGAACTTTACCGACCGCCGTTTATTGCAATATATTTCAACAAACTCCGAGCGCGAAATCTGTTGACTTCTCGAGATTTGCACATGGCACAGATTGGGCAAAAGTCTCCACCGAATACGATCAACAAGTACATACCTAA
- a CDS encoding mitochondrial import inner membrane translocase subunit TIM44: protein MISLRLTRLGLRTGAGVGTRRGVATAAETQKKKDEDAKQLASLEKMASSDLPKDFDIKAQQLMILDLRLPTPLSKSAPGLQGKVDWAKETVQDKLKSIWSFRKAYKVGLIPKPSILERLTASSKHLSSHALAAYKSMNSSFARGDIKTLSRVCSEEQLKKLRERIKARPKDQMVVWNSEEGDRGEVKMLSFRTVDAWNSKKPEDHCAQVLVRFDTKQAVAVYGPKGKLLSGDPKKYVPVREYIVMEKKMWDDNDWTLRKSVDPPK from the exons ATGATTTCTCTTCGGTTGACACGGCTGGGACTTAGGACTGGCGCTGGTGTGGGGACGAGAAGAGGTGTTGCGACGGCTGCTGAGAcacagaagaagaaggatgAAGATGCGAAACAGTTGGCTTCTCTTGAGAAGATGGCATCGTCGGACTTGCCCAAGGATTTCGATATAAAGGCTCAGCAGCTGATGATCCTCG ACTTGAGACTTCCCACCCCACTATCAAAATCTGCGCCTGGACTCCAAGGAAAGGTCGATTGGGCAAAAGAAACGGTGCAGGATAAATTAAAGAGTATCTGGAG CTTTCGAAAAGCATACAAAGTCGGCCTCATTCCTAAACCATCCATCCTCGAACGTCTCACCGCATCTTCGAAACACCTATCCTCCCACGCCCTCGCGGCATACAAATCCATGAACTCTTCCTTTGCTCGAGGCGATATTAAAACCCTCTCGCGTGTATGCAGTGAAGAACAGCTCAAGAAGTTAAGAGAGCGGATAAAGGCGCGGCCCAAGGATCAAATGGTCGTTTGGAACAGTGAAGAGGGGGATAGAGGAGAGGTCAAGATGTTGAGCTTTAGGACTGTGGATGCGTGGAACAGTAAAAAGCCAGAAGATCATTGTGCGCAGGTGTTGGTGAGATTTGATACAAAACAG GCTGTTGCGGTATATGGACCCAAAGGAAAGCTCTTATCCGGGGATCCAAAGAAATATGTTCCGGTTCGAGAATATATCGTGATGGAGAAGAAAATGTGGGATGATAATGACTGGACATTACGGAAGTCTGTTGACCCTCCCAAATGA
- a CDS encoding mitochondrial intermembrane space import and assembly protein, producing the protein MPRQSRSRPAARPASSSSSSPFGNSSGQTRQASTAAYPPQAQPYGAYPQQAQAQQRQPGLLAQMAATASSVAVGSTVGHGLSNMLFGGRSEAPVEQQAPPQQQYAPQNSGLSCDFQAKEFTKCMEHGDINTCGWYLEQLKACQAAARPY; encoded by the exons ATGCCT CGCCAATCTCGTTCCCGTCCCGCCGCTCGCCCCGCCAGctcgtcctcgtcttctCCCTTTGGCAACTCGAGCGGCCAAACTCGCCAAGCTTCGACAGCTGCTTACCCTCCCCAAGCTCAACCCTATGGAGCCTACCCTCAACAAGCCCAGGCTCAACAGAGACAACCTGGCTTGCTCGCTCAGATGGCCGCCACAGCCAGTTCGGTGGCTGTCGGTTCTACCGTCGGTCATGGATTGAGCAACATGTTGTTTGGTGGGAGGAGTGAGGCGCCTGTTGAACAGCAGGCACCACCTCAGCAGCAGTATGCTCCCCAGAACTCGGGACTGAGCTGTGATTTCCAGGCAAAGG AATTCACCAAATGCATGGAGCACGGCGATATCAACACTTGCGGTTGGTACCTTGAGCAACTCAAGGCT TGCCAAGCTGCTGCCCGTCCTTATTAA